A genomic region of Salvelinus alpinus chromosome 12, SLU_Salpinus.1, whole genome shotgun sequence contains the following coding sequences:
- the LOC139535520 gene encoding alpha-1,3-galactosyltransferase 2-like isoform X5: MSRCPQAPAEKLKLGNSIDASLDLWSRSDVQTCTDWGAPVIWDGMFDPDHYDQEHRKNHSSVSLTVFAVGRYLDAYLKAFLLSAERHFMVALPVTYYVFTDVPERVPDIHLGPRRSLKVVRVQRHSRWQDISMMRMRAIADAIESQIRHHSHYVFCFDVDQVFVGRFGSEALGDSVALLHAYYYHRPQSLYTYERNPRSRAYMETGDFYYHAAVFGGSWRTVKNMTETCYQAIMEDKENQVEALWHDESHLNKYLWLHKPSKVLSPEYCWDRNIGYRGDIHVARLLWSEKKYDTLRVT; this comes from the exons GTCCAGAAGTGATGTTCAGACCTGCACTGACTGGGGAGCACCTGTGATCTGGGATGGGATGTTTGACCCagatcattacgaccaggaacacAGGAAAAACcactcatctgtctctctcactgtattCGCTGTGGGCAG GTATCTAGATGCCTACCTGAAGGCATTCCTTCTCTCTGCTGAGCGTCACTTTATGGTGGCTTTACCTGTGACATACTATGTGTTCACGGACGTTCCCGAGAGGGTACCAGACATCCATCTTGGTCCTAGGCGTAGCCTGAAAGTTGTGAGGGTGCAGAGACACTCTCGCTGGCAGGACATCTCCATGATGCGTATGAGGGCCATCGCAGATGCCATCGAGTCACAGATTCGTCACCACAGCCACTACGTCTTCTGCTTTGACGTGGACCAGGTGTTTGTGGGTCGGTTCGGCTCCGAGGCTCTGGGAGACTCTGTTGCTCTGCTCCACGCCTACTACTACCACCGACCACAGAGCCTGTACACCTACGAACGCAACCCCAGGTCCAGGGCCTACATGGAGACTGGGGACTTCTACTATCATGCTGCTGTGTTCGGAGGCTCGTGGCGAACTGTGAAGAATATGACGGAGACCTGTTACCAGGCCATCATGGAGGACAAGGAGAACCAGGTGGAGGCTCTGTGGCATGACGAGAGTCACCTCAACAAGTACCTGTGGCTCCATAAGCCCAGCAAAGTGCTGTCTCCAGAGTACTGCTGGGACAGGAACATTGGCTACCGTGGTGACATACATGTGGCCCGCCTGCTCTGGTCAGAGAAGAAATATGACACACTCCGGGTTACATAG